GGGGAAACGTGGGAGCGGTTCTTACTCAAGTTATATTCTTTCGAGGATCTCGATACTCTCCCGAGACAGGATTAGTACTCATGGGGGTGATGATTATATGCTGCACTTCAGTGATCATGTTGATATACTTCCCTCAATGGGGTGGAATGTTCTGTGGGCCGTCTTCTAAAGGCGTGTCTGAAGAAGATTATTACATGTCTGAATGGACTTCAGCAGAAAAAGAGAGGGGATTTCACAAGGCAAGCTTGAAATTCTCAGAAAACAGCAGAAGTGAGAGGGGTAAAAGAGTGGACTCGGCACCTATCGCCTGCTGATACAACTCCAGATACTTTTGTCTGAACCCACTGCTTTTAGTGTCTATGCTTGGACAGAAAGAGGTTGAACTTTTGCATGGTCTTGTCAAATTTGAAATTCTgtttatatctatatatttgaCAATGTGTCAAAATTATGATTTCtattaccttttttttttaatcatcctTCGATTGTATTGTGGTTATGTTCTCCCATTTTCCTCTTTCAATGTAAATCAGTTATGTATTATAATGTTCAGTTTGTAAACATTTGAAAGTCATTTCAATCACATAAACTTGTCTTTAAATTAGAGAAAATGGTAATATTTGTCTCATAATTTGGCTTTTTAAGATTTTGGCCAAGTTTGAGCATTATANGACATTTCTTTATAAATTGAAAGTCATCGATAATGGAGTcaaaaagaagaaatatattatttctagattttttaaattaaaatcctATTATATGGACAAAGCAATCTtagttattataattattttcaattaaatccACCTCTTCAATATAAACTAAAAGGCCTAATTTATAATCTCCCCAAAATATGTGATTTATTACTTGATGATATATATGATGTTCCGGTGAAATTTGGGTGATAGCCCTTGTTATAAATTTATACGAACGAATCTTCTTCCTTCTTCAATCGGCTAATCAGGTTTATGATCAGAAACTGAATTCCTCGTATTGATCGTACTAAAGATCTAAATGAAATTTAAGTCGAAAGTTGATAATCGGAATTTCAGAAATCTGACGATGGCTCAACCATGGCGCACAGTGGTGGAAGTGAGTCACGTCCGCGAACCACAGCAGCACAGTGATGGAAGTGAGTCATGTCCGTGAATTGCTTGATAATATTCACAAAAGTGGATGATAACCTTTTATTCCCAATCAATGATTTGGCCAAAGATTTTTAGTAACTCCTTAATCAAAATTTGGCTCTTATGATTAACTCCCTAATCCAAGCATTGGCCGAGACTCCAGTTTTTCTTTTCAATCAATATGGCCGAAAGCTCTTTTTTAAGGAACAAGGTGGCCTTGTGAGGGAGAGAGAGATGCAAATTCAAGACTAGATTTCCAGtgatttgttattattaagacaaaaatttgtgtgaaacggtctcacgagtcatatttttttagacggatatcttatttgggtcatccatgaaaaatattattttttatgctaatggTATTACATTTTATTGAGAATATCGGTAGgcttgacccgtctcacagataaaaatttgtgagaccgtttcacaagatacatactaaattattaattgttgtgttatcaatttttataacatgaatttaataaatagaaTCTTTCAATCTTATCGGATTCtctattttcattatttaaagagtgggtctcatgtgagacggtctcacagatcttaatttgtgagacgggtcaaccctatcgatattcattaaaaaagtaatactcttatcataaaaagtaatactttttcatggatgacccaaataagagatctgtctcacaaatacgacccgtgagaccgtctcacacaagtttttgccttatttaaaattctcatatgatattttgtattcttgaaaatattatgaATAGTCAACTTTTAATCAAGCATAATTTATATCTATATctttacacacacatatatacatatataaatgaagagttttgatatgttgcacacctaccgtgcacacttatgtgagcaccgatgaggtgtcactcacctattggatgtgatgaaatatagaaaaattgtgcaTCCAATAaatgagtgacacctcatcggtgctcacataagtgtgcacggtaggtgtgcagcatatcaaaactttataaatgaaataatcattatttaatgaGAATCTTATACTTAAGAGTCACtactaataatttattattttattaatgtattttaaatttactaaataaataattatgagcTCATTATAACTTCGATCGACGATCAGACGTTGTCGATGTAACGAGAGTACAAATatcgttcatataatgaaaaatgaaaatttcaaagaacAAATTTTTCCACTAATTTATTTTCAGTTTTATGATCTTCTTTACTAAAACATGTAATTCTACTCTtctcatttaattaatagttaagctaattttcacaatttttattaCATAGAATgaacttataaatttttttgatctTCATTAAACTACAGTAGCCAAATTCAATTCTTTGGATTCGACTATTTAAAGAGGAACACAAAATTCAATACTTGTGTGACattcaatggttcagagatacagcttatcgtgggttcacaacttcctgtgatttataataacattttttCTTATTCGAAATTACCCTAATTAGCCTGATTCTCTTAATCAACCTCTTGATCAATAAGGTCAGAACTCgagtctgattgcacccatcgtaTCGTAGTAAgaacgtctagtagcatcactACATGATCCTTTAGGTATCACTGACAATGTCTGCAAGAAATTTAAGTTATGGTtaatgtacagtacggtcccttcaactcatatatcctgatcgaatatgcaaacattggtatatcgagagttgcaaatgaattcgatatcGATGcgatatatctttgagtaataattttgaattgATTATGAACATGTTAATTAGAATATAAAGTACGTTTTCTAATGACTTTCATGTTCTTACGTTGATAGCCAGACCCCATGATgctttttatatattcaatgaCTTTTATCTATACAGCTTCAATGCGGATACagataaattaaatatcataattgaataaaatcataaaatattattaaaaaaagtttttatataagagtcaataaaactcATGCCATAATTTGATTTGCTATACAGTTACTTTAACACACATGCCACCCATAATGCTAGCTTTTTCAATAGAGGGGAGATCTTGATTGTTCCCTAGCGGCGGAATATATATATTGACAATTTTAATGAGCtttaaattccaaaaatttaaGTCATTTCGAATCCATATATCGAATACCTCTTAAAAACTATAAATCATCAATCCAACACAAATTTAGCTAATTAGACcaaacatgtatatatatagttagAAAGTTTTAGAGTGGAAAGAGGctaaacatgataaaaatagaaataaaagtACACACACCTTCTTTtaactaaatgattaatttcaTGATATGAAAGCATTACAAGTTTTGATTATCAAAATTAAACCTAGTTAATAAAGACTCATGCAATAAATACTCCTTGGCCGAAACCTTAATTAAGCATTTAAAGACTGTAAAGTGTATATTTCGAACTTCAATATCATGAGCTCAATTCTAGTTGCCTTCCCCGGGCCGTCCCGACCCGTTTGTAATGTATAAATGTTGAAATTCAGTGAGCATCAACTTGTTTGTAAGAAACTTAATTATCAAGTCAATGCACGTCTCTAGGAGACGAGATATTATACAATCAGCTTGCTTTATTCAGTACCCAACAATTTAATTCAGTTGACcattcaatatttattttattttgcaagtaaaaaatttaaataaatatattttctcaaTATAAGAGAACAACCTACTATTGTACATCTACCACCGGGTTTcgacaaatatatataatttcataaaaagaattttttttttagtatttcatatagtaaaatttgatatgtgaatgaattttggaaaaatgaTGCGCCGTGCATACGACTCCAACTTTCCAAGCATATATTTTATTGGGAACTTGAAAGATTCTGTTATCTGTATCCACCATGAATATCCCCCCATCATGCTGGCTAAATATTAAACTAAACGAAAATTGTTAGATATTGCCTAAGAAATGACCAAAACACCCTTAAGACACAAGAAGAGATGAAGAATAACATGTATTTAATACTACATGGTACTGAATCAAAAGGAAAAGGGTAGGTGAAAGTTTTTAACAGTTCTCCTTTGTCTTTAGAGATAATTTCTCGAGTGCCGGCTTAGTTACTAAGGCTGGATTAATGAgtaaattaaaacaaataacaTGTAATAAATTGTCATTTAACTAACCCACAAAAAAACGTACTTTAATATCACAAATACCCTCAGTTGAGTGCTTCGTTTCACCTAATCCTGGTGTGGTTATCCGTTATAGTCAATGGATGGCAAAACCGGAGGACATAATTGTCATTTATTCCACACAAGAATATCCCAGCAAGGAATAGTTTACTAAGTCAAAAAAAACTGTACATTCCTTTGGATTCCTTGTCTCCAAAGTCAATGGATGGAACAAATGAATCTCTTGAACGTCACTGTCCGATTGGGCAGAAAGATTTGAATTTTCACCCCACGGCTCTAGCCATTAATTATCAAACTTTAGGGGCAATTTCTCCGCAAGGAACCTGCTTCACATGTGAAGAAATCTAATATTTTCACTTCCCACTTGTCAAAAAGGAAATTAATCCATGAGACTCGGCGATAGTGTAAATTTTTTAGCCTTTTGAATTCCTCATGTAGCCATATGAAGGTCACTTCTCCAATATTATAAGCGTCCCTTTCGCCAATGCGAACCTGGAAAAAGTTTCGAAGTTGTTAAACTTCCCAAACAGAGATTTCTTGTTTATCATCAAATATGGAGATCTCTAATGGTGAATATGAATTCCACCCGAAGAAATTTGCACTTCCAGTGGATTCTGAGCATAAATCCACAGAATTCAGGCTATTTTCAGTGGCGGCGCCTCACATGAGAGCGTTCCATCTTTCTTGGGTGTCTTTCTTCGCCTGTTTTGTCTCCACCTTCGCCGCGCCACCCCTGTTGCCGATCATACGCGACAACCTTGACCTCACGGCCACTGACATAGGAAACGCGGGAATCGCGGCCGTTTCAGGTGCGGTTTTTGCTCGAATTGCCATGGGAACAGCATGCGACTTATTCGGGCCACGTCTAGCCTCTGCCACTCTCACTCTTATCACTGCACCGGCAGTTTACTGTACTTCCATTGCCAGTTCTCCAGTCTCGTTCCTACTGGTTCGCTTCTTCACCGGTTTCTCTCTTGCAACTTTTGTTTCGACTCAGTTTTGGATGAGCTCTTTGTTCTCCGCAAAGGTCGTCGGTACCGCCAACGGCGTGGCCGGCGGCTGGGGAAATCTTGGCGGCGGCGCGACACAGCTCATTATGCCATTAGTATTCGATCTCATACACAATATAGGCTCAACCAAATTCACGGCTTGGAGGATCGCTTTCTTCATCCCTGCCCTGTTTCAAACTTTATCGGCATACGGTATCTTCTTTCTTGGCCAAGATTTACCGGATGGAAACTACTCTGAGCTTCACAAATCAGGAGACAAGCATAAAGACGACTTTTCGAAGGTTTTCTATCACGCAATTACGAATTACAGAGGATGGATCCTGGCACTTACTTACGGATACTGTTTCGGGGTTGAACTTACGATAGACAACATCATTGCGCAGTACTTTTATGATAGATTCAATGTGAATCTTCACACAGCTGGAATAATAGCGGCGAGTTTCGGATTAGCAAATATTTTCTCCAGGCCAGGAGGAGGGATTCTGTCGGATCTCATGGCGAAGAAATTTGGAATGCGAGGAAGGCTGTGGACTCTGTGGATTGTGCAGACATTGGGGGGAATATTCTGTATTCTTTTAGGAAAAGTGGGATCTTTGGGCTTATCAGTCGCTATAATGCTCATATTTTCCGTGTTTGTTCAAGCTGCTTGTGGGCTTACATTCGGGGTTGTTCCTTTCGTTTCAAGAAGGTATGCTAATATTTCTACACTCAACTGCATTTTGATTGTTTTGGTTCTTCGTTTTCTTGAACATTAGTAAAAATAATCTTACCAGGTCTCTAGGCATCATCTCCGGAATGACTGGCGGCGGGGGAAACGTAGGAGCGGTTCTCACTCAAGTTATATTCTTTCGAGGATCACGATACTCTACCGAAAAAGGTTTAGAACTCATGGGGGTGATGATGATATTCTGCACTTTAGTGATCATGTTAATATACTTCCCTCAATGGGGTGGAATGTTCTGCGGGCCATCTTCTAAAGGCACCACGGAGGAAGATTACTACACATCTGAATGGACTTCAGCAGAAAGAGAGAGGGGCTTTCACAAGGCTAGCTTG
The DNA window shown above is from Primulina huaijiensis isolate GDHJ02 chromosome 12, ASM1229523v2, whole genome shotgun sequence and carries:
- the LOC140990540 gene encoding high affinity nitrate transporter 2.5-like; amino-acid sequence: MEISNGEYEFHPKKFALPVDSEHKSTEFRLFSVAAPHMRAFHLSWVSFFACFVSTFAAPPLLPIIRDNLDLTATDIGNAGIAAVSGAVFARIAMGTACDLFGPRLASATLTLITAPAVYCTSIASSPVSFLLVRFFTGFSLATFVSTQFWMSSLFSAKVVGTANGVAGGWGNLGGGATQLIMPLVFDLIHNIGSTKFTAWRIAFFIPALFQTLSAYGIFFLGQDLPDGNYSELHKSGDKHKDDFSKVFYHAITNYRGWILALTYGYCFGVELTIDNIIAQYFYDRFNVNLHTAGIIAASFGLANIFSRPGGGILSDLMAKKFGMRGRLWTLWIVQTLGGIFCILLGKVGSLGLSVAIMLIFSVFVQAACGLTFGVVPFVSRRSLGIISGMTGGGGNVGAVLTQVIFFRGSRYSTEKGLELMGVMMIFCTLVIMLIYFPQWGGMFCGPSSKGTTEEDYYTSEWTSAERERGFHKASLKFSENSRSERGKRVDSAPTPAGTTPNTYV